One Phoenix dactylifera cultivar Barhee BC4 chromosome 8, palm_55x_up_171113_PBpolish2nd_filt_p, whole genome shotgun sequence genomic window carries:
- the LOC103722862 gene encoding protein DETOXIFICATION 16-like, whose protein sequence is MEERTDLTSVSLPIIESDEALQPSSLLCILCTKVEHSATRNLLPVMGTPRLILCPDAPQYSVNTLWRARASLTLALASSRQSSAKSKCSLALFVKLSPDCKKTWTGFSKEALHDIINFIRLAVPSAVMVCLELWSVELVVLLSGLLPNPQLETSVLSISLNTISIVFMVPFGCGAAVSTRVSNELGAGRPQAARLAVRVVVFMAIAQGLVVGSTMVFVRKLWGYAYSNEEEVVNYVAVMMPILAASNIMDGVQCVLSGT, encoded by the exons ATGGAAGAGAGAACAGACCTGACCAGCGTCAGCCTACCCATCATAGAAAGTGATGAGGCCCTCCAGCCCTCAAGTCTGCTCTGCATCCTCTGCACCAAAGTAGAGCACTCCGCCACTCGCAATCTCCTCCCAGTGATGGGGACCCCAAG ATTGATCCTCTGTCCGGACGCCCCACAGTACTCAGTCAATACTCTCTGGAGAGCTCGTGCATCCCTCACCCTTGCCCTGGCAAGTAGCAGGCAATCATCTGCAAAAAGCAA ATGTTCGTTGGCACTTTTTGTGAAGCTATCCCCTGATTGCAAGAAGACTTGGACTGGCTTTTCAAAAGAAGCCTTGCATGACATCATCAACTTCATTAGACTAGCTGTTCCATCAGCGGTGATGGTTTG CTTGGAATTGTGGTCAGTCGAATTGGTTGTACTTCTTTCTGGTCTTCTTCCAAATCCACAGCTAGAGACATCAGTGTTGTCAATCAG CCTCAACACTATCTCAATAGTATTCATGGTTCCTTTCGGCTGCGGTGCTGCAGTAAG CACACGCGTTTCCAATGAACTTGGGGCTGGGCGTCCACAAGCTGCTCGGTTAGCAGTACGTGTGGTGGTGTTTATGGCCATTGCACAAGGCTTGGTTGTAGGATCGACCATGGTCTTTGTGCGCAAGCTCTGGGGGTATGCATATAGCAATGAAGAGGAAGTGGTGAACTACGTGGCAGTTATGATGCCAATTCTTGCAGCCTCCAACATCATGGATGGGGTGCAATGCGTGCTCTCAGGTACATAA
- the LOC103722861 gene encoding LOW QUALITY PROTEIN: protein DETOXIFICATION 16-like (The sequence of the model RefSeq protein was modified relative to this genomic sequence to represent the inferred CDS: inserted 2 bases in 1 codon), translating to MEKPSVESPLLLSSEKRGGEVLAEVKKQLWLAGPLIATSLLQMILQVISVMFVGHLGELALSGASMATSFAGVTGFSLLLGMSSALDTLCGQAFGAKSYRMLGIHMQRAMLVLMLVSIPLAAVWAYTGQILMLCGQDTEIATEAGLYARWMIPSLFAYGLIQCHVRFLQTQNIVFPMMLASGFAALLHILVCWLLVFKSGLGSRGAALANSFSYWMNVLLLALFVKLSPDCKKTWTGFSKEALHDIINFIRLAIPSAVMVCLEFWSFELLVLLSGLLPNPQLETSVLSISLNTTSIVFMVPFGLGAAVSTRVSNELGAGRPQAARLAVRVVVFMAIAQGLVVGSTMVFVRKLWGYAYSNEEEVVNYVAVMLPILATSNMMDGVQCVLSGVARGCGWQKIGAVVNLGAYYLVGIPSAILLAFVLHVGGKGLWMGIICGLIVQALSLSTITLXTNWEKEARKARDRVYSSTIPIDMET from the exons ATGGAGAAACCAAGCGTGGAGTCTCCTCTGCTCCTAAGttctgaaaagagaggaggagaggtctTGGCTGAGGTTAAGAAGCAGCTATGGTTGGCAGGGCCTTTGATAGCAACAAGCTTGTTACAGATGATCCTCCAAGTGATTTCAGTGATGTTTGTTGGCCATCTTGGAGAGCTTGCTCTCTCTGGTGCCTCCATGGCCACTTCCTTTGCTGGGGTTACCGGTTTCAGCTTGTTG TTGGGAATGAGCAGCGCACTTGATACCTTGTGCGGACAAGCCTTTGGAGCAAAATCATATCGTATGCTCGGTATACATATGCAAAGAGCTATGCTGGTCCTCATGCTTGTAAGTATTCCACTTGCTGCTGTCTGGGCCTATACAGGCCAAATTCTTATGCTCTGTGGGCAAGACACAGAGATAGCAACAGAAGCTGGATTGTATGCTCGATGGATGATCCCAAGCCTTTTTGCATATGGCCTCATCCAATGCCATGTTAGATTCCTCCAGACTCAAAATATAGTCTTCCCAATGATGCTTGCTTCTGGGTTTGCAGCATTGCTTCACATCCTCGTCTGTTGGCTTCTAGTATTCAAGTCCGGCCTCGGCAGCAGAGGCGCTGCCTTGGCCAATTCTTTCTCTTACTGGATGAATGTGTTGCTGTTGGCACTTTTTGTGAAGCTATCCCCTGACTGCAAGAAGACTTGGACTGGCTTTTCAAAAGAAGCCTTGCATGACATCATCAACTTCATTAGACTAGCTATTCCATCAGCAGTGATGGTTTG CTTGGAATTCTGGTCGTTCGAATTGCTTGTACTTCTTTCTGGTCTTCTTCCAAATCCACAGCTAGAGACATCAGTGTTGTCAATAAG CCTCAACACTACCTCAATTGTATTCATGGTTCCTTTCGGCCTCGGTGCTGCAGTAAG CACACGCGTTTCCAATGAACTTGGGGCTGGGCGTCCACAAGCTGCTCGGTTAGCAGTACGTGTGGTGGTGTTTATGGCCATTGCCCAAGGCTTGGTTGTAGGATCGACCATGGTCTTTGTGCGCAAGCTCTGGGGGTATGCATATAGCAATGAAGAGGAAGTGGTGAACTATGTGGCAGTTATGCTGCCAATTCTTGCAACCTCCAACATGATGGATGGGGTGCAATGCGTGCTCTCAG GGGTTGCCAGAGGATGCGGTTGGCAGAAGATTGGTGCTGTTGTTAACCTTGGAGCTTATTACTTGGTTGGCATTCCTTCAGCTATTCTTCTAGCATTTGTCCTCCATGTTGGAGGAAAG GGTCTCTGGATGGGAATCATATGTGGCCTCATTGTCCAAGCTTTGTCGCTTTCGACAATTACTCT CACCAACTGGGAAAAAGAG
- the LOC103722860 gene encoding uncharacterized protein LOC103722860 — protein sequence MHVGTQVPSSSYSDRHPMESVQTRITVLERCLIEHDFSLPDPQTFGDVEGKDDSCIELINKRVSRIEKVLRDKSLLVDDKPSEHATVSVEVKEHTAAGEAMDQAAVEKDDMQHSADSVEVIWSTDAEAKKEHGALTKYVSSVCKRVKLGACKRKATEKARAISELPKAYWQNR from the exons ATGCATGTTGGAACTCAG GTTCCGTCATCCAGCTATAGTGATCGACATCCAATGGAAAGCGTACAGACACGTATCACAGTGCTTGAGAGGTGTTTGATAGAACATGACTTTAGTTTACCAGACCCTCAAACTTTTGGGGATGTCGAAGGGAAGGACGATAGTTGCATAGAACTGATCAATAAAAGGGTGTCGCGAATAGAGAAGGTCCTACGAGATAAAAGCCTTCTGGTGGATGACAAACCTAGTGAGCATGCTACAGTTTCCGTTGAG GTGAAGGAGCATACTGCAGCTGGTGAAGCTATGGACCAAGCTGCTGTTGAGAAAGATGATATGCAGCATAGTGCAGATTCAGTAGAG GTTATTTGGTCTACTGATGCTGAGGCCAAGAAGGAACATGGAGCTCTGACCAAATATGTTTCCTCCGTATGCAAGCGCGTCAAGTTGGGAGCATGCAAGCGGAAGGCAACAGAAAAAGCTAGGGCCATATCAGAGCTTCCAAAGGCTTATTGGCAAAATAGGTGA